From Hippea alviniae EP5-r, the proteins below share one genomic window:
- a CDS encoding DsbA family protein, producing MRAKLLIAGLSIAFMSSTAFASKTPYDEILKKMIPPNINYTVKVEKNSKIKGFNQLNVAIENKKFGVIVHRYLWISKDKKEIIPVLLTYENGKLKRIEPKKQIERVKVDLKWLKELLKELPESAKKSYGKGTDVYMFSDPLCPFCKRQLPQLVKLAEEGKIKLHILPFDVHGKKANEASAIFLDIEKKEGLKAAIDKVESASFKDVENIIKNTKNLKELKKKYSPIIDKIAKAAIQHGINGTPATVVMYSDGKGYMLMGLSNVDKFIKKK from the coding sequence ATGAGAGCAAAACTGCTCATTGCTGGTCTGTCCATAGCATTCATGAGTTCAACGGCATTTGCTTCAAAAACGCCGTATGATGAGATATTAAAGAAGATGATACCACCAAACATTAATTACACCGTAAAAGTTGAGAAAAATAGCAAGATAAAAGGTTTCAACCAACTCAATGTAGCCATAGAAAACAAGAAGTTTGGAGTAATAGTCCACAGATATCTATGGATATCAAAAGACAAAAAAGAGATAATTCCTGTTCTGCTTACATACGAGAATGGAAAGCTAAAAAGGATTGAGCCCAAAAAACAGATAGAGAGAGTAAAGGTTGACCTTAAATGGTTAAAGGAACTTCTAAAAGAGCTTCCCGAAAGTGCAAAAAAATCATATGGAAAAGGGACAGATGTCTATATGTTTAGCGACCCGTTATGCCCATTTTGTAAAAGACAACTGCCACAACTTGTAAAACTTGCCGAAGAAGGCAAAATAAAACTCCACATACTCCCATTTGATGTTCACGGCAAAAAGGCAAATGAAGCTTCCGCCATCTTTTTAGACATAGAGAAAAAAGAGGGCTTAAAAGCTGCTATAGATAAGGTTGAGAGTGCAAGCTTTAAAGATGTTGAGAACATCATCAAAAACACAAAAAATCTAAAAGAACTAAAAAAGAAATACTCCCCAATTATCGATAAAATAGCAAAAGCGGCAATACAACACGGCATAAACGGAACACCTGCAACAGTCGTCATGTATTCAGACGGCAAAGGTTATATGCTT
- a CDS encoding LysM peptidoglycan-binding domain-containing protein, which produces MRKIVLVILLIGLMTVNSYGWEKLYIVKKGDTLWDISKKFYKNPFYWGKLWYNNTYINDPDLIFPGEILLVGKHGLEIYSLKKKPTKKPKPVLKERKYVSAVWFEKDKFYSTCGNHLCVWEKKQFEVAKMKFDTYSHVEVSQGDTIYLVASKESLPEKLYVYRKNEDLSHYNHNFDPVYLPIGEIKVEKKIKDGVFKAKIVSAFAEITPDDVVSSVYPFISVKDNPPVEKVGDIKVKEILVANNEFQSGMGMFLFFKASKKLPIVLGKKVILARLNENAYEPIDIGEGVVVSQYDEYIGIFFPASNGLKEMPDRTQEYVLR; this is translated from the coding sequence ATGAGAAAGATTGTATTAGTTATTTTGTTGATAGGTTTAATGACCGTTAACTCTTACGGTTGGGAGAAGCTTTATATTGTTAAGAAAGGTGATACTTTGTGGGATATATCGAAGAAGTTTTATAAAAACCCATTCTATTGGGGCAAACTCTGGTATAACAACACATATATCAATGACCCAGACCTTATCTTTCCTGGTGAGATCCTGCTTGTTGGTAAGCATGGGCTTGAGATATACTCTCTTAAAAAGAAACCAACAAAAAAACCAAAGCCCGTATTAAAGGAGAGAAAGTATGTCTCTGCTGTCTGGTTTGAAAAAGACAAGTTCTATTCAACCTGTGGAAATCATCTATGTGTCTGGGAGAAAAAGCAGTTTGAAGTTGCCAAGATGAAGTTTGACACATACTCTCATGTTGAAGTATCTCAAGGTGATACGATCTATCTTGTTGCATCAAAAGAATCTCTTCCTGAAAAGCTTTATGTCTATAGAAAAAATGAAGATTTAAGCCACTATAACCACAATTTTGACCCTGTATATCTGCCTATTGGTGAGATAAAGGTTGAAAAAAAGATAAAAGATGGCGTGTTTAAGGCTAAAATTGTTAGTGCATTTGCTGAAATAACACCAGATGATGTTGTAAGCAGCGTCTATCCTTTTATCAGCGTTAAGGATAATCCACCTGTTGAGAAAGTTGGAGATATTAAGGTTAAAGAGATTCTTGTAGCAAACAATGAGTTTCAGAGTGGTATGGGCATGTTTCTATTCTTTAAAGCATCTAAAAAATTACCCATAGTTTTAGGTAAAAAGGTTATACTTGCAAGACTGAATGAGAATGCTTATGAGCCTATAGATATTGGAGAAGGTGTTGTTGTGTCTCAGTATGATGAATATATCGGTATATTCTTCCCTGCTTCTAATGGATTAAAGGAGATGCCAGATAGAACACAAGAATATGTATTGAGGTGA
- a CDS encoding tetratricopeptide repeat protein: protein MFKRLIVLSFIVAFLSSCSTVSTFRKNDDTLLKRIRLLEARVEFNSQLIKINSQRIDSVALQLEKIKERLAKERKEASLDDIPPASVIDSLASSESQNKEKKQAKKIKTEPKIAENLVPTPVEVSKLTIQKPQQELNYKSLYNQALKEYKEGNYLEAAKLFEEFTKEFKNTDLYDNSLYWLGWSYLHLNEKDKAVELFNRLIKEFPYASLKQGGKTDAAIFTLIRLFKDDKRKKGYYKKLLFERFPKSVYVKKIKARSKE from the coding sequence GTGTTTAAACGGCTGATAGTTTTGAGTTTTATAGTGGCTTTTTTGTCGTCCTGCTCCACTGTCTCTACCTTTAGAAAAAATGACGACACGCTTCTTAAAAGGATTAGGTTGCTTGAGGCAAGGGTTGAGTTCAACTCTCAATTAATAAAGATAAACAGTCAGCGAATAGACTCTGTAGCACTTCAACTTGAGAAGATAAAAGAAAGATTAGCAAAAGAGAGAAAAGAAGCATCTCTTGATGATATTCCACCGGCTTCTGTGATTGATAGTTTGGCAAGTTCAGAGTCTCAAAACAAAGAGAAGAAGCAAGCAAAAAAGATTAAAACTGAGCCAAAAATAGCAGAAAATCTTGTTCCTACTCCTGTTGAAGTCTCAAAGCTCACAATTCAAAAGCCACAACAGGAATTAAATTATAAGTCTCTTTACAACCAGGCCTTAAAAGAGTATAAAGAAGGCAATTATTTAGAAGCAGCCAAACTATTTGAAGAGTTTACAAAGGAGTTTAAAAATACGGATTTGTATGATAACTCTCTGTATTGGTTGGGATGGAGTTATTTGCATCTTAACGAGAAAGATAAAGCCGTCGAGCTGTTTAACAGGTTGATTAAAGAGTTTCCTTATGCATCGCTAAAACAAGGTGGAAAAACGGATGCTGCTATTTTTACTCTAATCAGGCTATTTAAAGATGATAAGAGGAAGAAAGGGTATTATAAAAAATTGTTGTTTGAAAGGTTTCCTAAAAGTGTTTATGTAAAAAAAATAAAGGCAAGGAGTAAAGAATGA